Proteins encoded by one window of Kineosporia sp. NBRC 101731:
- a CDS encoding sigma-70 family RNA polymerase sigma factor, with protein sequence MADLLNSPQTSGKSASPRSAAEVEALVREHLPLVGYIARETSSRLPRHLDSDDLTGAGALALVQAAQSFDPSLGVPFARFANTRIRGAMIDQMRQRDWATRSLRSRARALAVTSEALTVALGRTPVDSELAAASGLTESEIGEIRGGQDRASLLSLDSFTPEGEGLAATLRDPAPQPEDALVAAERVGYLRDAIAELPDRLRLVVSGYYLEGRPLTELATELNVTQSRVSQLRAEGLELLREALSRLLEADAKAGAGAVGQPTQGARGRRRDAYVDAVARRSTLSSRVDVGRYLSSASDVDARL encoded by the coding sequence GTGGCCGATCTTCTGAACTCCCCCCAGACGTCCGGGAAGTCCGCCTCCCCCCGTTCGGCGGCCGAGGTGGAGGCGCTGGTCCGGGAGCACCTGCCCCTGGTGGGTTACATCGCCCGGGAGACCTCTTCCCGCCTCCCGCGGCACCTGGACTCTGACGACCTCACCGGTGCCGGTGCGCTCGCCCTGGTTCAGGCGGCGCAATCGTTCGATCCCAGCCTGGGTGTGCCGTTCGCCCGGTTCGCGAACACGCGCATCCGCGGGGCAATGATCGATCAGATGCGCCAGCGCGACTGGGCGACACGTTCGCTGCGCAGCCGGGCCCGGGCCCTGGCGGTCACGTCCGAGGCACTCACCGTGGCGCTCGGGCGCACACCGGTGGACAGCGAACTCGCCGCCGCATCGGGCCTGACCGAGAGCGAGATCGGTGAGATCCGCGGTGGCCAGGACCGCGCCTCCCTGCTCTCCCTCGATTCCTTCACCCCCGAGGGGGAGGGCCTGGCCGCGACCCTGCGCGATCCGGCCCCGCAGCCGGAAGACGCTCTGGTCGCGGCGGAACGGGTGGGCTATCTCCGGGACGCGATCGCCGAGCTGCCCGACCGCCTGCGTCTGGTGGTCAGTGGGTACTACCTGGAGGGCCGGCCGCTCACCGAACTCGCGACCGAGCTGAACGTGACCCAGTCACGGGTGTCGCAACTGCGGGCGGAAGGGCTGGAACTCCTGCGGGAGGCCTTGTCCCGACTGCTCGAGGCCGATGCCAAGGCCGGCGCGGGCGCTGTTGGCCAGCCGACCCAGGGAGCGCGTGGACGGCGTCGGGACGCCTATGTGGACGCGGTCGCGCGGCGCTCCACGCTCAGCAGCCGGGTGGACGTCGGCCGATACCTCTCGTCCGCCTCGGACGTCGACGCCCGGTTGTAG
- a CDS encoding flagellar protein FlgN: MSLPDLAAVLWRQRELIERLCYRLECEQLLLAAGRMNRIAFAVSEVETVVEDLQVLELQRGEAADRAAAELGLPAGSGLSDLAAASQPPWTGVLLEHRAALIALTTELHALADANKAMISSGMALVEAAMNSLGSLSPHQAVGYDATGHADPVTGRLPAVIDRVL, from the coding sequence ATGAGCCTTCCCGATCTCGCCGCCGTGCTGTGGCGACAGCGAGAGCTGATCGAGCGGCTCTGCTACCGCCTGGAGTGCGAGCAGCTTCTGCTCGCCGCCGGCCGGATGAACCGAATCGCCTTTGCCGTTTCCGAGGTGGAGACGGTGGTCGAGGACCTGCAGGTGCTGGAGCTCCAGCGGGGCGAGGCGGCCGACCGCGCCGCCGCCGAGCTCGGTCTTCCGGCCGGCAGCGGCCTGTCCGACCTGGCTGCGGCGTCGCAGCCACCGTGGACCGGGGTGCTGCTCGAGCACCGCGCCGCCCTGATCGCCCTCACCACAGAACTTCACGCTCTCGCGGATGCCAACAAGGCCATGATCAGCAGCGGCATGGCGCTGGTCGAGGCCGCAATGAACTCTCTCGGATCGCTGTCGCCCCACCAGGCCGTGGGATACGACGCGACCGGCCATGCCGATCCAGTAACCGGGCGTCTGCCCGCCGTCATCGATCGGGTGCTGTGA
- the flgK gene encoding flagellar hook-associated protein FlgK: MSFNILGNGLTGLQASQQALNVISQNIANASTPGYVRQRAILESQQTAPSVNVYTGNSAQFMGVKVTGVERISSAFKQAALNSAVGRQEALSAQAAPLDNVQGQLQEPGTTGLQSLMTQFYQGWTDLGNNPVKGTSDGGVAINGAAAGVVIQQGVTLAGKLNSLSDGVASEYLNQFANLTGIVEQVNAQTQKVAALNQQIMQGTAGNNNVNALLDQRDSAITEIVKLTGATATSLDNGSVQVSVSGVTVVSGNAFNLMSVSGSSSIEEAGGVNAPGLLVGTVKASPAGGQAAGVLSALNTDLPAISASLDTVANGIRDAVNSVHSAGYTLDGTPGGDFFTGEGAQELTVAVTSPDELAISNVAGVSADGSNAGKIGDLVNPSVISAVLGGATAPQSVYSGMVTQIGTQLQGLNTAIDSQSGIVATAQSAVDSESGVDLNEELTNMILFQRSFQANSRVISAANEMLQSLIGMV, from the coding sequence ATGAGCTTCAACATCCTGGGCAACGGACTGACCGGGTTGCAGGCGTCCCAGCAGGCGCTGAATGTCATCAGCCAGAACATCGCCAATGCCAGTACTCCCGGATACGTCCGCCAGCGGGCCATTCTCGAGAGTCAGCAGACCGCGCCGAGTGTGAACGTCTACACCGGCAACAGCGCCCAGTTTATGGGCGTCAAGGTCACCGGCGTGGAACGCATCTCCAGCGCGTTCAAGCAGGCCGCGCTGAACAGCGCCGTGGGCAGGCAGGAAGCGCTCTCGGCCCAGGCCGCCCCGCTGGACAACGTCCAGGGGCAGCTGCAGGAACCCGGCACCACCGGCCTGCAGAGCCTGATGACGCAGTTTTACCAGGGCTGGACCGACCTCGGGAACAACCCGGTCAAGGGCACTTCGGACGGCGGGGTGGCCATCAACGGTGCCGCCGCCGGCGTGGTGATCCAGCAGGGCGTCACCCTGGCCGGGAAGCTGAACTCGCTCTCCGACGGCGTGGCCTCGGAGTACCTGAACCAGTTCGCCAACCTGACCGGCATCGTCGAGCAGGTCAACGCGCAGACCCAGAAGGTCGCCGCCCTGAACCAGCAGATCATGCAGGGCACGGCCGGTAACAACAACGTCAACGCCCTTCTGGACCAGCGGGACTCGGCGATCACCGAGATCGTGAAGCTGACCGGCGCGACCGCCACGAGCCTGGACAACGGCTCCGTTCAGGTGTCTGTCTCCGGTGTGACCGTCGTGTCGGGCAATGCTTTCAACCTGATGTCGGTCTCCGGTTCCAGCAGCATCGAAGAGGCCGGTGGCGTCAACGCTCCCGGACTGCTGGTCGGCACCGTCAAGGCGTCGCCGGCCGGCGGCCAGGCCGCCGGCGTGCTCTCCGCCCTGAACACCGACCTTCCGGCGATCAGCGCCTCGCTGGACACCGTCGCCAACGGTATTCGCGACGCCGTGAACTCCGTGCACAGCGCGGGTTACACGCTCGACGGTACTCCGGGTGGGGACTTCTTCACCGGTGAAGGGGCTCAAGAGCTCACGGTGGCGGTGACTTCGCCCGATGAGCTAGCCATATCGAACGTGGCCGGGGTCTCGGCCGACGGCAGCAACGCCGGCAAGATCGGCGATCTGGTGAATCCCAGTGTGATCTCGGCGGTGCTCGGCGGGGCCACGGCACCACAGTCGGTGTACTCCGGGATGGTCACCCAGATCGGTACCCAGCTACAGGGTCTCAACACCGCGATCGATTCCCAGAGTGGCATTGTCGCCACCGCTCAGAGCGCCGTGGACTCTGAGTCCGGTGTCGACCTGAACGAGGAACTGACCAACATGATCCTCTTCCAGCGGTCGTTCCAGGCGAACTCCAGGGTGATCTCGGCCGCCAACGAAATGCTCCAGTCTCTGATCGGAATGGTGTGA
- a CDS encoding flagellin, with translation MARVTTLGQVNQSLAALQASQTAASRLQEQAASGKRINKASDDPTGTAISMQLRDQQAANTQYTRNAGYANSQLSTVDSTLQSIVSRFGQVRSNIISATTTTNANSRSALSANVTQIKNELEGLYNTQYQGRSIFGGTSAVGAVDASGTYTGDGNPVMVRLNASTSVRVDVDGASIGAGNFSGLLDKIAGDIANGEGTDSLDDLDSLINSVITANGNVGAIQSRVTSSQVAVNAQNSDITVSLAENEDVDYADVLTRFSSQQVAYQAALGVTARINQTSLLDFLQ, from the coding sequence ATGGCTAGGGTGACCACGCTCGGCCAGGTGAACCAGTCTCTGGCCGCTCTCCAGGCCAGCCAGACGGCGGCCTCGCGCCTGCAGGAGCAGGCTGCCAGTGGCAAGCGCATCAACAAGGCGAGTGACGACCCGACCGGCACCGCCATCTCGATGCAGCTGCGCGACCAGCAGGCGGCCAATACGCAGTACACGCGTAACGCCGGGTACGCCAACAGCCAGCTCTCCACGGTCGACAGCACGCTTCAGTCGATCGTGTCGCGGTTCGGCCAGGTGCGCTCCAACATCATCTCGGCGACCACCACCACGAACGCGAACTCGCGATCGGCCCTCTCCGCCAACGTGACCCAGATCAAGAACGAGCTCGAGGGTCTGTACAACACCCAGTACCAGGGCCGTTCGATCTTCGGTGGCACCTCGGCGGTCGGGGCGGTGGACGCCTCCGGCACCTACACCGGTGACGGGAACCCGGTGATGGTACGGCTGAACGCGTCGACCAGTGTGCGGGTCGACGTCGACGGCGCCTCGATCGGGGCCGGCAACTTCAGCGGCCTGCTGGACAAGATCGCCGGCGACATCGCGAACGGCGAGGGCACCGACAGTCTCGACGACCTGGACTCGCTGATCAACAGCGTGATCACGGCCAACGGGAACGTCGGTGCGATCCAGAGCCGGGTGACCTCGAGCCAGGTCGCCGTCAACGCGCAGAACTCGGACATCACGGTGTCTCTGGCCGAGAACGAAGACGTCGACTACGCCGATGTCCTGACCCGCTTCTCGTCCCAGCAGGTGGCCTACCAGGCCGCACTCGGCGTGACGGCGCGGATCAACCAGACGTCCCTCCTCGATTTCCTGCAGTAA
- a CDS encoding flagellar assembly protein FliW, whose translation MHPALLTNANADAATTADVPEINFIRPIPGFSDLRHFALTRIDDREALISELRSLERPDVRFVVTVPAIFFSDYVVQLDDQDCEQLGLESAADALILTVLTPGENAKTTTANLLAPIVINSKTRAAAQVILTGTEWPVRAPLG comes from the coding sequence ATGCATCCTGCTCTTCTCACTAACGCCAATGCCGATGCGGCGACCACCGCCGACGTCCCGGAGATTAATTTTATCCGGCCGATTCCCGGTTTCAGCGATCTGCGGCACTTTGCGCTGACCCGGATCGACGACCGGGAGGCGCTGATCTCGGAGTTGCGGAGCCTGGAGCGACCGGACGTGCGGTTCGTGGTGACCGTACCGGCGATTTTCTTCAGTGATTATGTGGTGCAGCTGGACGACCAGGACTGCGAACAGCTGGGACTGGAGTCTGCGGCGGACGCGCTCATCCTGACCGTTCTCACCCCGGGTGAGAACGCGAAGACCACGACCGCGAATCTGCTGGCGCCCATCGTCATCAACTCCAAGACCCGGGCTGCGGCCCAGGTCATCCTCACCGGTACGGAATGGCCGGTGCGCGCGCCACTGGGTTGA
- the csrA gene encoding carbon storage regulator CsrA: MLVLTRRAGESIVIGDDVRVVVLDVRGDTVRLGIEAPRSIQVHRAEVYAEVQAANAAAAAVSGESLEEVSERLRRMARPVVPRPTAPHRQPGERRQGRASTPSTPKPGPSPSGQPGPTAETAPGQQPSPSSKSAGAPVPSAATRPVPAPPARGAGQQEQRAGRTMQASRPVPAPPRPGVPKPGPIPRPGPPAEET; encoded by the coding sequence GTGCTGGTACTGACACGTCGAGCTGGCGAGAGCATCGTGATCGGGGACGACGTGCGAGTCGTCGTCCTCGACGTGCGAGGAGACACCGTCCGCCTCGGGATCGAGGCTCCACGCAGCATCCAGGTGCACCGCGCGGAGGTCTACGCCGAGGTTCAGGCCGCCAACGCAGCTGCTGCGGCGGTTTCCGGGGAAAGCCTTGAGGAAGTGTCCGAGAGGCTGCGCCGCATGGCCCGCCCGGTGGTTCCTCGTCCGACCGCGCCGCACCGTCAGCCGGGAGAGCGGCGTCAGGGAAGGGCATCGACGCCGTCGACGCCCAAACCCGGTCCATCGCCGTCCGGTCAGCCCGGCCCAACGGCGGAAACAGCACCTGGTCAACAGCCCTCGCCGTCTTCCAAGTCGGCCGGGGCGCCGGTACCGAGCGCAGCGACGCGACCGGTGCCGGCACCACCCGCCCGTGGAGCGGGCCAGCAAGAACAGCGGGCCGGCCGCACCATGCAGGCCTCCCGGCCCGTTCCCGCGCCACCTCGGCCGGGAGTTCCGAAACCGGGTCCGATTCCGCGGCCCGGCCCGCCCGCCGAGGAGACCTAG